A window of Chlorocebus sabaeus isolate Y175 chromosome 14, mChlSab1.0.hap1, whole genome shotgun sequence contains these coding sequences:
- the MITD1 gene encoding MIT domain-containing protein 1 isoform X2: MAKSGLGQDPQSTAAATVLKRAVELDSESRYPQALVCYQEGIDLLLQVLKGTKDNTKRCNLREKISNYMDRAENIKKYVEQEKEDGKYHKQIKIEENATGFSYESLFREYLNETVTEVWIEDPYIRHTHQGTEQVQQSRGLQEIEESLRSHGVLLEVQYSSSIHDREIRFNNGWMIKIGRGLDYFKKPQSRFSLGYCDFDLRPCHETTVDIFHKKHTKNI; this comes from the exons ATGGCGAAGTCCGGGCTGGGGCAGGATCCTCAGAGCACAGCTGCAGCCACTGTGCTCAAGCGGGCGGTAGAACTAGATTCGGAGTCGCGGTATCCGCAGGCTCTGGTGTGTTACCAAGAGGGGATTGATCTGCTCCTGCAGGTTCTGAAAG gtACCAAAGATAATACTAAGAGATGTAATCTCAGAGAAAAAATTTCCAACTACATGGACAGAGCGGAAAACATAAAGAAGTACGTGGAGCAAGAAAAAGAAG atggaaaatatcacaagcaaattaaaatagaagagAACGCAACAGGCTTCAGTTACGAGTCACTTTTTCGCGAATATCTTAATGAGACAGTGACCGAAGTTTGGATAGAAGATCCTTATATCAGACATACTCATCAG GGCACTGAGCAAGTGCAGCAAAGTAGGGGCCTGCAAGAAATAGAAGAGTCACTCAGGAGTCATGGAGTGCTGTTGGAAGTGCAGTACTCTTCTTCAATACATGACCGAGAAATTAG GTTCAACAATGGATGGATGATTAAGATTGGAAGGGGACTTGATTATTTTAAGAAACCACAG aGTCGTTTTTCTCTTGgatattgtgattttgatttaagACCATGTCATGAAACAACAGTGGACATTTTTCAtaagaaacatacaaaaaatatatga
- the MITD1 gene encoding MIT domain-containing protein 1 isoform X1, producing the protein MAKSGLGQDPQSTAAATVLKRAVELDSESRYPQALVCYQEGIDLLLQVLKGTKDNTKRCNLREKISNYMDRAENIKKYVEQEKEDGKYHKQIKIEENATGFSYESLFREYLNETVTEVWIEDPYIRHTHQLYNFLRFCELLIKRPCKVKTIHLLTSLDEGTEQVQQSRGLQEIEESLRSHGVLLEVQYSSSIHDREIRFNNGWMIKIGRGLDYFKKPQSRFSLGYCDFDLRPCHETTVDIFHKKHTKNI; encoded by the exons ATGGCGAAGTCCGGGCTGGGGCAGGATCCTCAGAGCACAGCTGCAGCCACTGTGCTCAAGCGGGCGGTAGAACTAGATTCGGAGTCGCGGTATCCGCAGGCTCTGGTGTGTTACCAAGAGGGGATTGATCTGCTCCTGCAGGTTCTGAAAG gtACCAAAGATAATACTAAGAGATGTAATCTCAGAGAAAAAATTTCCAACTACATGGACAGAGCGGAAAACATAAAGAAGTACGTGGAGCAAGAAAAAGAAG atggaaaatatcacaagcaaattaaaatagaagagAACGCAACAGGCTTCAGTTACGAGTCACTTTTTCGCGAATATCTTAATGAGACAGTGACCGAAGTTTGGATAGAAGATCCTTATATCAGACATACTCATCAG CTGTATAACTTTCTTCGATTTTGTGAGCTGCTTATTAAGAGACCATGTAAAGTAAAAACTATTCACCTTCTCACCTCTCTGGACGAA GGCACTGAGCAAGTGCAGCAAAGTAGGGGCCTGCAAGAAATAGAAGAGTCACTCAGGAGTCATGGAGTGCTGTTGGAAGTGCAGTACTCTTCTTCAATACATGACCGAGAAATTAG GTTCAACAATGGATGGATGATTAAGATTGGAAGGGGACTTGATTATTTTAAGAAACCACAG aGTCGTTTTTCTCTTGgatattgtgattttgatttaagACCATGTCATGAAACAACAGTGGACATTTTTCAtaagaaacatacaaaaaatatatga
- the MITD1 gene encoding MIT domain-containing protein 1 isoform X3, whose translation MDRAENIKKYVEQEKEDGKYHKQIKIEENATGFSYESLFREYLNETVTEVWIEDPYIRHTHQLYNFLRFCELLIKRPCKVKTIHLLTSLDEGTEQVQQSRGLQEIEESLRSHGVLLEVQYSSSIHDREIRFNNGWMIKIGRGLDYFKKPQSRFSLGYCDFDLRPCHETTVDIFHKKHTKNI comes from the exons ATGGACAGAGCGGAAAACATAAAGAAGTACGTGGAGCAAGAAAAAGAAG atggaaaatatcacaagcaaattaaaatagaagagAACGCAACAGGCTTCAGTTACGAGTCACTTTTTCGCGAATATCTTAATGAGACAGTGACCGAAGTTTGGATAGAAGATCCTTATATCAGACATACTCATCAG CTGTATAACTTTCTTCGATTTTGTGAGCTGCTTATTAAGAGACCATGTAAAGTAAAAACTATTCACCTTCTCACCTCTCTGGACGAA GGCACTGAGCAAGTGCAGCAAAGTAGGGGCCTGCAAGAAATAGAAGAGTCACTCAGGAGTCATGGAGTGCTGTTGGAAGTGCAGTACTCTTCTTCAATACATGACCGAGAAATTAG GTTCAACAATGGATGGATGATTAAGATTGGAAGGGGACTTGATTATTTTAAGAAACCACAG aGTCGTTTTTCTCTTGgatattgtgattttgatttaagACCATGTCATGAAACAACAGTGGACATTTTTCAtaagaaacatacaaaaaatatatga